One stretch of Glycine soja cultivar W05 chromosome 7, ASM419377v2, whole genome shotgun sequence DNA includes these proteins:
- the LOC114420618 gene encoding uncharacterized protein LOC114420618, producing the protein MALGFEGYSYTTTLGRKRVVLLHNEASNLNYNTLVNPLKRRMSSEKFTFDSKRSRLEAFPVDVLCWGLLLLAEVARRMHFEYSTPKNITLAIPKSFDIEGATRLEEINTPKAPFRKPKLKPIGKNLASIPVALFASTN; encoded by the exons ATGGCATTAGGGTTTGAGGGTTATAGTTATACAACAACACTTGGAAGGAAAAGGGTTGTGTTATTACACAATGAAGCTTCTAATCTCAACTACAATACATTGGTGAATCCATTGAAGAGAAGAATGAGTAGTGAGAAATTCACTTTTGACTCTAAAAGGTCTCGCCTTGAGGCTTTTCCTGTTGATGTTCTG TGTTGGGGTTTGCTATTGCTGGCTGAGGTCGCTAGGAGGATGCATTTTGAGTATAGCACTCCAAAGAACATAACCTTAGCTATTCCTAAATCGTTTGATATAGAGGGTGCTACTAGGCTTGAGGAAATTAACACTCCAAAAGCCCCATTTAGGAAACCTAAGTTAAAGCCGATTGGTAAAAATTTGGCAAGCATCCCAGTGGCATTGTTTGCTTCCACTAATTAA